AGAAAACTCACCGCTATCAAGCAGAAGAACGTTGTAATGGCATCCCGAGGCAACAAGACGCCGCAAAACCACATCTTCGTAGAATGGCAAATAAGCGTTGAAAGTAGATATGATAGAGGCCTTGAATCTGCCCCGCCTTTGAGCGCCGGATTTGCTCTCTCCTCTTTTGCCTGCGATGGCCTTAAGAAGGTCCAATTCTTCAGTCACGTGAAAAACTCCATAATTTCTCCCCAAGCGTAGTGACCTTGACACCCTGTCCGATTGGAGACCTGAAAGGTGTGTTGATTCTGGTGTCGTAGTTTCCGGAGGGCTACACGGAGGTGGGCCTCGATCCCCCAATGCCCAGCGAGCCAAGCAAACCAGGCCGTCGTTGCCATGCCAGGCCATGAGCTTCGGGAAAGCTTTCTCAGGGATTCCAGGTTAATGGGGTAGAGAGAAAAATATTCTGCAGGAAACGACATCGAGCCGTAGGCAGCCTTCGTCTTGTCATCCCTTGCAACCAAGCTGACAAGGATACGGGCGGCGTGAACGAGGAGTTCAACTCTTACCTCTCGCTTCTTTTGTTGTGAATACGTTTCTAATGCCTGCTGTGCCCGACTCACCTCGTGCTCTTCCCTCTGCCAGTCTCCAACAGGGGGAAGGTTCGATGCAGTCTGTTTGAGAAGCTCTTCGAACTCTTCGCTCCGCACTTCTGTTGTGGCATCCTTTACCCACGTTGAGCTGCTAATCCATTCGATAAAATCCTCAGTCGTGGCCACCCCATTCTGCACCTCCTCTATACATTTAAGAGCGACCCAGAAGATGCACTGCAACGCTACTGATAAAAGCTCGTTCCGCTGATAGACTGCCCACCCCTGGCGAACCCGCTCTAAAGAAAGCGGCAGATTCCATGCTTGGCCACTTGGAAGATAACCGGAGTATACACAGCCTTGGAAGATACGGTGATCCAGCTCGACCCCAAAGGCCCCCTCCGGCTTTGGCAATGCTCGGATCAGATCGAGTAACAAGCCCAATGTGTGACGCCGCTGTTTACCCTTGTCGCCGTGATCTGAACTCTTGTCGAAAAATAAGCTGACCAATTGCTCGTGCTCCTGAACAGATCGTTGAAGCTGACAAGGACAGAATCCAGCTAAGGCGTCGAGGCGATCTGCGGTGATTTCATCACTATGAATCGTATCGGCGAACAGTCTCCGATCCACCTCCGCGTCCATGGCCACGGCTATCGGTTTTCCTCTCTCATTTGTGTAAGCTATCGAACGTCCTGAGGACTTCATGAGCCCGAGACTGGCGAACGCGCCAATATAGTACTGCTTTAGGCCCCCAAGCGGGTTTTTGAAGTAGCGATACGGGTCCCCATCTCCGCGTACTGTGAATTTTGAAAGGGGTACGCTGCCTCCACTACTCAACTCGATCACCGCCGGTTCCAATGCTGCACGTCCGACCAGCGCTTTGTCATGCTTGAAGAAGTCATTGTCTCCAGACTTTGTCCGGTGGCGAATTCCGACCATAGTGAACAGGCAATCTGATCGCCGCATCCATTCCGTCAGGTCCTCAAATGATTTGGCCCCTGGAAGCTGATCATAGGCCCAGACCGCCCATGGGTAAAAAGAGTAGTAGCGCGCCCTGTCGGTGACGTTTGTGATGCCAGGCAGGAGTCGTCCGTATAGGTTAATACAGGGGGCCTGGACCCCGAGAGGGTCTAAGCCTTTTGTGTGACTGGTATTCTTGACCCAAGCCGTTATAATGGACAAAGCGATCCTCCTGAAAGAGGACAAAGAAAGAGCTTCTATCTGAAGCAGTAAATGGGGAAAAGGAGGTCACCCATTAAAAGGCACTTGGTCAAGGAAAAAACCTCCCCTTTGCAAAAAAACGGTTTTCTTGTTGCCAATATAGACACACGGATCAATGGTGCGGTGGCGGTTAAAGGGGTTATCAAGTCTGCTCTTGGCTCTTGTCAAGTCCTTTTTCACATTTGTCAAACTCGGCTCCTCATGAAGTTGTGCAGTTTCATCTCGCTCCTGATGTATAGAAGCATGCTATTCGCATCGGATTGGATGCTGCGAGATCTGTTGACCCGATCCGCTCTGAGCAACAAGTGAAGGGATTCAATTCCCATCTTCGTGGGAACCTCCCAGTTGTGCCGGGTTCGTATTGATAGATCTACGAGGTTTAGCCGGCGATTCGAGTGCATGATATGTCTGCCACTCGCGTAAGGTTGTTCATCTCCGCAATACAAACTATATGCAGCTTGTGTGCCAATTGCAATAACGGATTTATTTTATACGGATTCTTCGATTTCGGGCCGAGGTCGCTACGTGGAGATTGCGCAGAAATTGAGCAATTGGCGGGTGCATGTTGCTCAAGAATTGAGCAGTGCGGCCGGCCCGACAGTCGAAAGAGTATTCCTCCCAACTTCTCAAGAAAAATTAGCTCTTAGAAAATCATCTCTATGTATTTTGGATTGGGTAAGTATGGTTCTCAATGTCGAACCTTTGAGGGTCGGATGGTTAGGGATCGTAATTGGTGTACGAGCGCCGTCGATATGTGGGAAAAGGGACGTTGTTTCATTGTTGGCTTATTTCGGTCTGGAGCAATTCCCAAACGGCTGCTCCGGCTGCGATCAACTCTTCATCTTCCTTCGCCCTGCTCTTCGCACGGCAGCCGGCCGAACGGTCCACATTCAGACGACGCGCCACTTCGCTGCCGGAGATGGACAACTCCCGTATAGCCGGAAGACCGATCAGCGCGGGAGCACATGCGACCTTGTCTTGGCATCCTTCTCTGATACCCGTTTGTCTCTTGCTTCTCGAGAAGGAAACAACGTGCCTATGTTACCACGTTCAACCGATTTTCGCCTTCCATCTCTTCGTCTTCTCCGCAGGCCAAGCCACGCAAAGCGCAGGCCGCCCTTTCATGACCATCTGCGTGCAGGCGTCGCCGCAATCGGGGTTGCAGTGGATAATGTCGGCGTCCCGCCCCTCACGGACCTTTTTCGGCCATTCCGGATCCGCCCAAAGCACTCTCGCCAGCCCGACGAGGTCGGTCTTCCCCTCTGAAATCGCCTGGTCTGCCAAGGCCCCGGTAGCCAAGCGACCGGCGGCGATGACCGGCACGTTTACCTTTGCGCGAACCTCCGCGGCCAGATCGAGCATGTAGCCTTTCCGTTTGGATTTTTCCACAATGTCGGGCAGGAAGAAGGATTCATACGTGCCGCCCATGACGGAAATGTAGGCAATGCCGGCTTGAGCCAGACGGCCGGCGAACCGAACCGACTCTTCCAGGTGCAAACCGTCTGGAAGCCATTCGTCGGCTAGAAACCGATACCCGACCGGAAAGGGATCTACCGCCTCTTTGACCCGCGACAAGACCCCCATGGCAAATCGCCCGCGATTTTCAAGATCGCCCCCGTATGTATCGCTGCGTTTGTTGGTCCGCGGAGAGAGAAATTGAGCCAGAAGATAGCCGGTGCCGCCATGCAGTTCCACCATGTCGAATCCCGCACTCTTTATCCTGGCCGCGGCATGGGCATATTGGTCAATGATATGATCGATCTCTGCATTCTCCAATGCTCTGGGCATCCGGCCGAAGGTACTTACCGCGGATGGCGCCACCGGCTCTTGAGTGGCGTAGGCGAAGCGCCCAGCGTGGTTGATCTGCAGGCAGGCCAGGGCGCCCTCTTGTTTAATGGTTGAGGCAAGCTGCTTCAATCCGTCCAGATTGTTGTCGGTGTCAGCCCGCAGGGTCCGGCTGGAACCGCTGCCGACGGGATGATCCACCGTCGCATTTTCAACCACGACCATGGCCACGCCGCTGCCGGCCATCAGCCGGTAATGCTCCAGCAGCCTATCGCTGACCGTACCGCCTTCACCGGCATAACCGAGGTAGAGAGGCGCCATGGTTAGACGGTTTTTCAAGGTCAGGTTCCCTACGATTATTCGGGAAAACAAATTTTTGTACATGCAATATCCTCCCATTCAGCATGGTCTGCTCGGAAGACTTGGTCGGCTTCTTTTAAAAATGATCCGCATCAGGTTCGCCGGCGACCTCCGCTATGTTCTCCGGCATCATTTTCATAAAATGCTCGATTGCTAAGGGCCACCGTATCTGAAACATTTCGGTACTCGCATGATGCTCTCCCTTTTACCGGCGGGGACTCCCTTCTTTCCCTTAACATCATAGCAGTTCCAACAACCTGCCGTGAATCCCGTCAAACCCCCCGTTGGACATGATCAGCACCAGGTCTCCTTCCCTGCAGGTTTCCCGCAGGTACTCCAGGATCGCGTCCGTGTCCGGGAAGTAGTAAGCCTGTTTGCCGTTGGTTTTCAAGTCTTCCACCAGCCGGCGTGACGAAAACCGCTCGCCTTCGACCACCTTTTTCAAATCCGGCGGCTCCCGGATGAGGATGAGATCCGAGCCTTCGAAGGACTGCGGGTAGATCGCCTGGAACACGTCCCGGCGGCTGGTGTTCGTTCGGGGCTCGAACACGGACACGAGCCGTCGCTCGGGATAGGCGGACCGGACCGCACGCACGGTCTCCCGCACTTCCGTGGGATGATGGGCAAAGTCGTCCATCACGATCACGCCCTTCTTGATACCGCGAATTTCTTGTCGTCTTCGCACTCCCTTGAACGTGCGAAGGGCCTCTTTCATGGTTTCCGGATCCAGTCCTATAGCATGTCCCAAAGCCAGCACGGCCAGGGCGTTGCGAACATTGTGCTCCCCCACCATGGGCAGGTGAAACCGCCCGTATCGAGCGCCGTCGCGCCGCACATCGAACGCCATGAACCCGTTGTCGAACCCCGAAACCTCGGCTGCCCAATTTCCCTCCCCTCCCATGGAGAAGGTTTCGATCCGCGATTTCGCATAGGGAAAAAGACTCCGAACAGCGGGGTCCTGATGGTTGGCGATGAGCAACCCCTGCTCCGGAAGCAGGTTCAACAGCAGGCGGAAATTGCTCTTGATGTGATCCAGGTCCCGGTAGATATCCGCGTGGTCGAACTCGATATTGTTGACGATCAGCAGCTCGGGCTTATAATGCAGGAACTTGGGTCCCTTGTCGAAGTAGGCCGTGTCGTATTCGTCTCCCTCGGTGACAAAGAAATCCCCTTTTCCCACCTGATAATTGCTTCCGAAATCTGACGAAATACCTCCGATCATAAAGCCCGGATGGAGACCGGCGTGTTCGAGCATCCACGCGGCCATGGCGGACGTGGTGGTCTTGCCGTGGGTTCCGGTCACCACGATGGAGCGTTTGTCCCGGATGAAGAAACGGGATAGGGCCTGGGGCAGGGAAAGAAACGGCAGGCCCCGCCTGCGCATCTCCACGGCCTCGGGATTGTCGCGCCGGATGACGTTGCCCACGATCGCCAGGTCCAGGTCGGGATCCAGATTTTCCGCTCCATAGCCGCTCCTGACGGTAATGCCCAGCTTCTCGAGAAACAGGCTCATGGGAGGGTAGGCCGCCTGGTCCGATCCCGTGACCTCCAATCCCACTTCCTTGAGCATGCCGGCCAGGGCCGCCATGGCGGTTCCGCAAACGCCCATCACATGGACCTTTCGAAGCGTTTCCGGCGGCCGGTTCAGGTCCGTTTCAGTGAAAACGTCGTTCATTCTCCTCCCCCACCTTGATTCAGGGCTGCATACCTCTATCGATATTTAACGGGGGTTGAAAACGCGAGTTCTCCCACGATTCACTCGCCCCGCGGGGTGGCGCGGACAACTCGTTGTCCGCGTTGCGCAGCAACAAGAGGTTCCACCCGGCGTGTAGCATCACGCAGCCCTGCGATTTGAGACGTGCAGTCGCCTCTTCTCCTTCGGACCCGGACAACAAGTTGTCCAGGCCACCCATCCATCGAACGGCTTCCACCTAGTGGAAACCAAGATTTTCCCCCACAGGCAAAGGCTACTTCGGGCCCTGTAAAAAGGCGCCACTCTCTCGCATCGATTTCCAGACCAAATCGTGAAGTCGCGGCCGAAAGCCTCGGATGCGGGCGTTTCTCGGGCGCGCCAGCAG
Above is a genomic segment from Deltaproteobacteria bacterium containing:
- a CDS encoding NADH:flavin oxidoreductase encodes the protein MYKNLFSRIIVGNLTLKNRLTMAPLYLGYAGEGGTVSDRLLEHYRLMAGSGVAMVVVENATVDHPVGSGSSRTLRADTDNNLDGLKQLASTIKQEGALACLQINHAGRFAYATQEPVAPSAVSTFGRMPRALENAEIDHIIDQYAHAAARIKSAGFDMVELHGGTGYLLAQFLSPRTNKRSDTYGGDLENRGRFAMGVLSRVKEAVDPFPVGYRFLADEWLPDGLHLEESVRFAGRLAQAGIAYISVMGGTYESFFLPDIVEKSKRKGYMLDLAAEVRAKVNVPVIAAGRLATGALADQAISEGKTDLVGLARVLWADPEWPKKVREGRDADIIHCNPDCGDACTQMVMKGRPALCVAWPAEKTKRWKAKIG
- the mpl gene encoding UDP-N-acetylmuramate:L-alanyl-gamma-D-glutamyl-meso-diaminopimelate ligase; this encodes MNDVFTETDLNRPPETLRKVHVMGVCGTAMAALAGMLKEVGLEVTGSDQAAYPPMSLFLEKLGITVRSGYGAENLDPDLDLAIVGNVIRRDNPEAVEMRRRGLPFLSLPQALSRFFIRDKRSIVVTGTHGKTTTSAMAAWMLEHAGLHPGFMIGGISSDFGSNYQVGKGDFFVTEGDEYDTAYFDKGPKFLHYKPELLIVNNIEFDHADIYRDLDHIKSNFRLLLNLLPEQGLLIANHQDPAVRSLFPYAKSRIETFSMGGEGNWAAEVSGFDNGFMAFDVRRDGARYGRFHLPMVGEHNVRNALAVLALGHAIGLDPETMKEALRTFKGVRRRQEIRGIKKGVIVMDDFAHHPTEVRETVRAVRSAYPERRLVSVFEPRTNTSRRDVFQAIYPQSFEGSDLILIREPPDLKKVVEGERFSSRRLVEDLKTNGKQAYYFPDTDAILEYLRETCREGDLVLIMSNGGFDGIHGRLLELL